One region of Natronorubrum aibiense genomic DNA includes:
- a CDS encoding DUF7287 family protein: protein MSRKRTQNGSKRTRGRRQRTVSLSLRDRGQTTQDFAIGIGVFILAVAFVFSFLPTILTPFDSSVSGGQTAQADRIADRLVDHLSEDADEPNSIDSDDFEEIDNSEKIGDTVGLRTAGDRVNVRIEYLDESETVDDLVIGDEYTDQSAASSARIVTLEDNPDGCETACRLVVRIW from the coding sequence ATGAGCCGAAAACGAACGCAGAACGGATCGAAGCGCACTCGAGGTCGCCGTCAACGGACGGTCTCGCTCTCGCTTCGTGATCGTGGCCAGACCACGCAGGATTTCGCGATCGGGATCGGTGTGTTCATTCTGGCCGTCGCCTTCGTGTTCTCGTTTCTGCCGACGATCCTGACGCCGTTCGACTCGTCGGTCAGCGGTGGACAGACGGCACAGGCAGACCGGATCGCGGATCGACTGGTCGACCACCTGTCGGAGGACGCCGACGAACCGAATTCGATCGATAGCGACGACTTCGAAGAGATCGATAATTCCGAGAAAATCGGCGATACCGTCGGCCTTCGGACAGCGGGCGATCGAGTGAACGTACGTATCGAATATCTCGACGAGAGTGAGACCGTCGACGATCTGGTTATCGGTGACGAGTATACCGACCAGTCAGCCGCCAGTTCGGCTCGAATCGTGACGCTCGAGGACAACCCAGACGGCTGTGAAACAGCGTGCCGGCTCGTTGTGAGGATCTGGTGA
- a CDS encoding DUF7288 family protein has translation MRDSSSTDRGQAYTLEGFISAMVVLMALLLALQSVVITPTTGGLTDRTVKSQVQQETQDALVVAATADHDGKKNLSEMVRYWNDTEGDNGEFHNASESDDVPGYYNASSQTELYEEFVLGEILADRFTERGLSYNVELVYWNESRGVHESEYLVYQGESEAVTASYMVTLFEDDDLLESDSDVGGSDNYPIARGTEDDGDDDSEIYNVVEVRVSVW, from the coding sequence ATGAGAGACAGTAGTTCGACTGATCGAGGACAGGCCTACACCCTCGAGGGGTTCATCAGTGCGATGGTCGTCCTGATGGCGCTGCTGTTGGCGTTGCAGTCGGTCGTCATTACGCCGACGACCGGCGGGTTGACGGACCGAACGGTCAAATCACAGGTGCAACAGGAGACACAGGATGCGCTGGTGGTCGCTGCGACGGCAGACCACGATGGAAAAAAGAATCTCTCCGAGATGGTTCGCTACTGGAACGACACTGAAGGAGATAACGGGGAGTTCCACAATGCGAGTGAAAGCGACGATGTACCGGGGTACTACAACGCCTCGAGTCAGACGGAACTCTACGAGGAGTTCGTTCTCGGAGAGATTCTTGCCGATCGGTTCACCGAACGCGGACTGAGTTACAACGTCGAACTCGTCTACTGGAACGAAAGCCGAGGGGTGCACGAAAGCGAGTATCTCGTCTATCAGGGCGAATCAGAAGCCGTGACGGCGAGTTACATGGTGACGTTGTTTGAAGATGACGATCTACTGGAGAGTGACAGCGACGTCGGTGGAAGTGACAACTATCCGATTGCTAGAGGAACTGAGGATGACGGTGATGATGACTCCGAGATCTACAACGTGGTGGAGGTGCGCGTGTCAGTATGGTGA
- a CDS encoding DUF7266 family protein, whose translation MIRRTHSGTDRGMSIALTHVLTIGITTILIAMLLMSGSTMLDTETERSTQTSLETIGERLAGDIDNVDRIVADSDDTVTITAEQPRSVANSRYTVELRDDCSEEDASLLEESDSTACLRLTAQDVDVVVYVPVAVDGERIKELQSVRGGTIEIKYEDEDDGIELEAVN comes from the coding sequence ATGATCCGACGGACCCACAGCGGGACGGACCGCGGGATGTCGATCGCGCTCACGCACGTCCTGACGATTGGGATTACGACGATCCTCATCGCCATGCTGTTGATGTCCGGGAGTACGATGCTGGACACGGAGACCGAACGGTCGACGCAGACGTCACTCGAGACCATCGGCGAACGGTTGGCCGGCGACATCGACAATGTCGATCGGATCGTAGCCGACAGCGATGACACGGTGACGATCACGGCGGAGCAGCCGCGGTCGGTCGCAAACTCGAGATACACCGTCGAGTTGCGCGACGACTGTAGCGAGGAGGACGCCTCGCTGCTCGAGGAATCCGATTCAACTGCCTGTCTACGGCTCACGGCCCAAGACGTCGACGTCGTCGTCTACGTACCCGTCGCAGTCGACGGAGAACGGATCAAAGAACTGCAGTCCGTTCGAGGCGGGACGATCGAGATCAAATACGAGGACGAGGATGACGGCATCGAACTGGAGGCGGTGAACTGA
- a CDS encoding DUF7289 family protein, with protein MRRDTPATTDRAVSEVVAFVLVFAIILGSVGILYSTGFQAMDDYQETEQLVNAERAMDALASNFNDIIRYNGVNQRYGELSLRGGAVRSSDSGTNLDILIEKDDENRSISDRDDAEFLQYYTGETLDLGEFAYTSDGDRIAYEGGGLVRGDDSEDWSLVRKQPHITCSDDREAAVISLVTISADDRSVQSSSGLGVTMSVENRSSAVYTDDVDSVSITIDDDDTAYNDAWNSTLDTDRGWTDNDNGDDLRRTCPADRVVVTIVEVDLEY; from the coding sequence ATGCGACGAGACACACCGGCCACGACCGACCGGGCAGTCTCCGAAGTCGTCGCCTTCGTCCTCGTCTTCGCGATTATCCTCGGCTCCGTCGGTATCCTGTACTCGACCGGGTTTCAGGCGATGGACGACTATCAGGAAACCGAACAACTCGTCAACGCCGAGCGGGCGATGGATGCCCTCGCATCCAATTTCAACGACATCATCCGGTACAACGGCGTCAACCAACGCTACGGTGAACTCTCGTTGCGGGGTGGGGCTGTCAGATCGAGTGACAGTGGAACCAATCTCGACATTTTGATCGAGAAAGATGATGAGAACAGGTCAATTTCTGACAGGGATGACGCGGAGTTCTTGCAGTACTACACCGGCGAAACGCTCGATTTAGGCGAGTTCGCTTATACGTCGGATGGTGATCGGATCGCATACGAGGGTGGTGGCCTCGTCCGTGGCGATGACTCCGAAGACTGGAGTCTCGTTCGTAAACAGCCCCACATAACGTGTAGCGATGATCGCGAGGCAGCGGTAATCTCGCTCGTTACGATTTCGGCAGACGACCGGTCGGTCCAGAGCAGCAGCGGACTGGGCGTCACGATGTCCGTCGAAAACCGCAGTAGTGCGGTTTACACCGACGATGTCGATAGCGTGTCCATCACCATCGACGACGACGATACCGCATACAACGACGCGTGGAACTCGACTCTCGACACTGATCGTGGCTGGACGGACAACGACAACGGAGACGATCTCAGACGAACGTGTCCTGCCGACCGAGTCGTCGTCACCATCGTCGAAGTCGACCTCGAGTACTGA
- a CDS encoding CheR family methyltransferase, with amino-acid sequence MSDDFEELLTYVEDELAFATSHYNDSYLDRRISSRMRRTQSNTYADYLETLRDDPVEGDALLDALSINVTGFFRNPNVWAGIREVLASLTDANDTVRVWSAACADGREPYSVSMLAHDTPAIDESAVRILGTDISEPALETARNGVYEASRTVDIDEQLDFLDDYSAYVDRDGRTFRINDGIKHNVTFERHDLINDEPKTGFDLVICRNLFIYIDNEYKQSMLRTIARSIRQDGTLVIGKAETIPPNLKSAFTVRDARLRIYHREPTEASGLTRERSESTSHL; translated from the coding sequence GTGAGCGACGACTTCGAGGAGCTGTTGACGTACGTCGAAGACGAACTGGCGTTCGCGACCAGTCACTACAACGACAGCTATCTCGACCGGCGGATCTCCTCGCGGATGCGTCGGACCCAGAGCAACACGTACGCGGACTACCTCGAGACGCTTCGAGACGATCCCGTCGAAGGAGACGCACTCCTCGATGCGCTGAGCATCAACGTCACCGGTTTCTTTCGCAATCCCAACGTCTGGGCGGGGATCCGTGAGGTACTGGCGTCGCTTACCGACGCCAACGACACTGTTCGCGTCTGGAGCGCTGCGTGTGCGGACGGCCGCGAACCGTACTCGGTATCGATGCTCGCCCACGACACGCCGGCAATCGACGAGTCCGCCGTCCGCATTCTCGGGACCGACATCAGCGAACCGGCGCTCGAGACGGCCAGAAACGGCGTCTACGAGGCGTCTCGAACTGTCGACATCGACGAGCAACTCGACTTTCTCGACGACTACAGCGCGTACGTCGACCGGGATGGCCGCACTTTTCGGATTAACGACGGTATCAAACACAACGTCACCTTCGAACGCCACGACCTGATCAACGACGAGCCCAAAACGGGGTTCGATCTCGTGATCTGTCGAAATCTGTTCATCTACATCGACAACGAGTACAAACAGTCGATGCTCCGAACGATCGCCCGATCGATCCGCCAGGACGGGACGCTCGTCATTGGCAAGGCCGAGACGATTCCCCCCAACCTCAAATCCGCGTTTACGGTCCGTGATGCCAGACTCCGGATCTATCACCGCGAACCGACGGAGGCCAGCGGGCTGACCCGCGAACGGTCGGAATCGACCTCACACCTGTGA
- a CDS encoding chemotaxis protein CheD: MKTYGSEPGAPTPVQVGISELVVSDGDDTLKSYGLGSCLAIALYDPDSDIGGLAHVMLPDGDAAENSDRKPGKYADTAIRALLRRMVEQGASYIAVEAKIAGGSDMFEFESFGEGVGQRNIAAARDELEKLGVPLVAEDVGGEHGRTVEFTPGTGTLVVKTANEDADNGVLEL, translated from the coding sequence ATGAAGACGTACGGAAGCGAGCCAGGTGCACCGACACCGGTGCAGGTCGGAATCTCCGAACTGGTCGTCAGCGACGGCGACGACACGCTCAAATCCTACGGGCTGGGCTCGTGTCTCGCGATCGCACTGTACGACCCGGACAGCGACATCGGCGGTCTCGCACACGTCATGTTACCGGACGGTGACGCTGCCGAAAACAGCGATCGGAAACCCGGCAAGTACGCCGACACCGCGATCCGAGCGCTGCTCCGACGGATGGTCGAACAAGGAGCCAGCTACATCGCCGTCGAAGCGAAAATCGCCGGCGGCAGCGATATGTTCGAGTTCGAGAGCTTCGGCGAAGGCGTCGGCCAGCGAAACATCGCCGCAGCCAGAGACGAACTCGAGAAACTCGGCGTTCCGCTCGTCGCCGAAGACGTCGGCGGAGAGCACGGTCGAACCGTCGAGTTCACGCCCGGAACGGGGACACTGGTCGTCAAGACTGCCAACGAAGATGCCGATAACGGAGTGCTAGAGCTGTGA
- a CDS encoding chemotaxis protein CheC yields MKLDVNALGTFYQMAREGAGLAAGRLTHMTGVETQVGVTKLNFMRGQEIRRDFEDATEKVGVRVKLTGAIEGYSMIVFERESAFRIIETLLAESNSDAIDVADSEFDEMTKSAATEAGHIMNSGFVDGWADVLEAVIDVSTPEFVEGQSAELFFDGIDETPDDDDLALLFQSRIETVGTEIGFSHYLFPKRKSMSSLLDRLRTSGGIEYDKLDGFDRMAEQGAEEIANTATTLTGIDTSVEIRRLNFVSLETIPEQLPDETLVGVAFEFDGLPSGYLLFLFDEESAHEIVDAMVPMDVEEDGFGEMGTSAITELGNIMASGFLDGWANVLDTTIDHSPPEFIHDIGAAAVDPVIIQLGENQEFTFVFDTVVTADGREFDCEVYAIPDEDDLERALNDLDVDRIEDAPTTAEFQELDNT; encoded by the coding sequence GCACTCGGTACGTTCTACCAGATGGCTCGAGAGGGGGCTGGCCTCGCCGCGGGTCGACTGACTCACATGACCGGCGTCGAGACGCAAGTCGGCGTCACGAAGCTCAACTTCATGCGCGGCCAAGAGATCCGTCGCGATTTCGAAGATGCGACGGAGAAAGTCGGCGTCCGAGTCAAACTGACCGGTGCTATCGAGGGGTACTCGATGATCGTCTTCGAGCGAGAGAGCGCGTTTCGAATCATCGAAACGCTGCTCGCGGAGTCGAATTCCGATGCTATCGACGTCGCCGACAGCGAGTTCGACGAGATGACCAAAAGCGCCGCAACCGAAGCCGGCCACATCATGAACAGCGGGTTCGTCGACGGGTGGGCCGACGTTCTGGAAGCGGTTATCGACGTCTCGACGCCCGAATTCGTCGAAGGCCAGTCTGCCGAACTCTTTTTCGACGGCATCGACGAGACGCCCGACGACGACGACCTCGCCTTGCTCTTTCAAAGTCGAATCGAAACTGTCGGCACCGAAATCGGCTTCAGTCACTACCTCTTTCCCAAACGGAAGTCGATGTCGTCGCTGCTCGATCGCCTGCGAACCAGCGGCGGCATCGAGTACGACAAACTCGACGGCTTCGACCGCATGGCCGAACAAGGCGCCGAAGAGATCGCCAACACGGCGACGACGCTGACCGGCATCGACACCAGCGTCGAGATTCGCCGGCTCAACTTCGTCTCACTCGAGACGATCCCTGAACAGTTGCCCGACGAAACGCTGGTTGGTGTCGCATTCGAGTTCGACGGGTTGCCGAGTGGCTATCTCCTCTTTCTGTTCGACGAGGAGTCGGCCCACGAAATCGTCGATGCAATGGTCCCGATGGACGTCGAGGAGGACGGCTTCGGCGAGATGGGGACGAGTGCGATTACCGAACTCGGCAACATCATGGCCAGCGGCTTCCTCGACGGCTGGGCGAATGTCTTGGATACGACCATCGACCACTCCCCACCGGAGTTCATCCACGATATCGGTGCCGCGGCCGTCGATCCGGTGATCATCCAACTCGGAGAGAACCAAGAGTTTACGTTCGTCTTCGACACCGTCGTCACGGCCGATGGCCGGGAGTTCGACTGTGAAGTGTACGCGATCCCGGACGAAGACGACTTGGAGCGTGCGCTGAATGACCTCGACGTCGATCGAATCGAGGACGCGCCGACGACGGCCGAATTTCAGGAACTCGATAACACATGA